The following proteins are encoded in a genomic region of Triticum urartu cultivar G1812 unplaced genomic scaffold, Tu2.1 TuUngrouped_contig_5122, whole genome shotgun sequence:
- the LOC125528799 gene encoding uncharacterized protein LOC125528799 isoform X2, with translation MRGSARSLVETATRQIKPGNGLARLMTITTPKKHEKEISPTESALPKDENVEPLVAFSRPPPLPPVLGPLIALSLFQTSSSDEDSK, from the exons ATGAGGGGGAGTGCGAGGTCTCTTGTGGAAACTGCAACCAGACAAATCAAACCTGGCAATGGACTTGCGA GGTTGATGACGATTACTACTCCGAAGAAGCATGAGAAGGAGATCAGCCCTACTGAATCTGCCCTCCCAAAGGATGAAAATGTCGAGCCCCTCGTCGCATTCAGCCGTCCGCCTCCTTTGCCACCGGTTCTAGGCCCCTTGATCGCGCTCTCGCTTTTTCAGACTTCTTCTAGTGATGAAGACAGCAAATGA
- the LOC125528799 gene encoding uncharacterized protein LOC125528799 isoform X1 — protein sequence MTLVSPEKFPDVSPILHNPDQGHAIIISYDSPAQRDREIAGSERTNSMRGSARSLVETATRQIKPGNGLARLMTITTPKKHEKEISPTESALPKDENVEPLVAFSRPPPLPPVLGPLIALSLFQTSSSDEDSK from the exons ATGACTCTGGTCTCCCCCGAGAAATTTCCAGATGTTTCGCCTATCCTCCATAACCCAGATCAAGGGCACGCCATCATCATTTCATACGACTCTCCTGCGCAACGAGATCGAG AGATTGCAGGCAGCGAGCGCACGAATTCCATGAGGGGGAGTGCGAGGTCTCTTGTGGAAACTGCAACCAGACAAATCAAACCTGGCAATGGACTTGCGA GGTTGATGACGATTACTACTCCGAAGAAGCATGAGAAGGAGATCAGCCCTACTGAATCTGCCCTCCCAAAGGATGAAAATGTCGAGCCCCTCGTCGCATTCAGCCGTCCGCCTCCTTTGCCACCGGTTCTAGGCCCCTTGATCGCGCTCTCGCTTTTTCAGACTTCTTCTAGTGATGAAGACAGCAAATGA